GGATGAAACACGAATCGCTCGTCTGCGAAGAGGACGCCGCCGTTCAGGTCGACATGCATCTGGCGGAGATCGGACGCCCCTTCCTCGATTTCTAGGTAGATGACACGAGTGCCCGGGAAGATGCCTATACCGCCGATCACCACCTCAAAAGCCGGCCAGGAGCGCAGTTTCGCCGCAATTTCAGCCGTCGCCTGCGCCACCGAGGCGCCGGATGCGATTTGGCGCGGGGGGAGCACGGTGAGATGCGCGCGCGGAGGGAGAGGATCGGTTTCGAGCGAAACCCGCAAGTCGTCGAGGTAGGCCTTCAACGGATCCGGCAGATACGTAACGAGCGCGAAACTGTTCAGCCCAGTGTCGCCCGAGTGGCCAGTGCCGTCACAAGAGTACTCCAGCATCGGCAAATCTCCTCCATCATAGACCCGACCCGCAAAATTCCGTCCCATAATCCGCTTTTGGGGGTGTACGAGCTATACGCTGTTCGGGGCGGATTGGCACTGGGGTAGCCCGACCGCCGGAGGTACTGAATCGAATCCCGTCTTGACCTCTGGAAGAACCCAGCGCGCTTCCTCGAATCCGACGTACTTGTAAATACGCAGCGCCCCGGATTCGTCCTCCAGGAGGTCGCCGATCTCCAACGGGGAGTCTGATTCACGGAGAGCCGACCACGCGGCATAGGGATGCGCCGCTTCGACAACTCCTAGGGGTTCATAGTCTTTCGGCTTGACGGAGGCGACGCCGGCGGTGTGGGCGCCCCAGCGAAAGCTCTGGCGGGGGTTCTCCTTGAGCCGGTGGATGCGGTAGGATGGCATGATTGGTACTCGAAAACATAACATGGAAGAAATGTTCGGCGCAAGTCCG
This DNA window, taken from Bryobacteraceae bacterium, encodes the following:
- a CDS encoding 2'-5' RNA ligase family protein, with the translated sequence MLEYSCDGTGHSGDTGLNSFALVTYLPDPLKAYLDDLRVSLETDPLPPRAHLTVLPPRQIASGASVAQATAEIAAKLRSWPAFEVVIGGIGIFPGTRVIYLEIEEGASDLRQMHVDLNGGVLFADERFVFHPHITLAQRLDPAQADSLARLAADIWASYTGPRRFFVEQFTFVQNTVDRGWRDLSAHQLSQVSVARL